In Streptomyces sp. DG2A-72, one genomic interval encodes:
- the rplA gene encoding 50S ribosomal protein L1 yields MSKRSKSLRAADAKIDREKLYAPLEAVRLAKETSTTKFDGTVEVAFRLGVDPRKADQMVRGTVNLPHGTGKTARVLVFATGDRAEAARAAGADIVGADELIDEVSKGRLDFDAVVATPDLMGKVGRLGRVLGPRGLMPNPKTGTVTPDVAKAVTEIKGGKIEFRVDKHSNLHFIIGKSSFDDTKLVENYGAALEEILRLKPSAAKGRYIKKAAITTTMGPGIPVDPNRTRNLLVEEDPAAV; encoded by the coding sequence CGCCAAGATCGACCGGGAGAAGCTCTACGCCCCGCTCGAGGCCGTCCGTCTCGCCAAGGAGACCTCCACGACCAAGTTCGACGGCACCGTCGAGGTCGCCTTCCGTCTGGGTGTCGACCCGCGCAAGGCCGACCAGATGGTCCGTGGCACCGTGAACCTCCCGCACGGCACCGGTAAGACCGCCCGGGTCCTGGTCTTCGCGACCGGCGACCGTGCCGAGGCCGCGCGTGCCGCGGGCGCCGACATCGTCGGCGCCGACGAACTGATCGACGAGGTGTCGAAGGGCCGTCTGGACTTCGACGCCGTCGTCGCCACCCCGGACCTCATGGGCAAGGTCGGCCGCCTCGGCCGTGTCCTCGGCCCGCGTGGTCTGATGCCGAACCCGAAGACCGGCACCGTGACCCCGGACGTGGCCAAGGCCGTGACCGAGATCAAGGGCGGCAAGATCGAGTTCCGCGTCGACAAGCACTCGAACCTGCACTTCATCATCGGCAAGTCGTCCTTCGACGACACCAAGCTGGTGGAGAACTACGGCGCCGCGCTGGAGGAGATCCTCCGTCTGAAGCCGTCCGCCGCCAAGGGTCGCTACATCAAGAAGGCCGCCATCACCACCACGATGGGCCCCGGCATCCCGGTCGACCCGAACCGCACCCGCAACCTCCTCGTCGAGGAGGACCCGGCCGCGGTCTGA